The genomic interval GGCCGGAACTTCTACTACGCACCGTCCCGGCCACGGGGACACGTCCCCGTCTTCCGGCCCCGCGGTCGCCCGGCGGACGTGTCGCCGCCGGCGGCGTCCGACCACGACACGCACGTCGTCGACGTGACCGAGCCGGCGGCGCCGTCGGCCATCGGCGAGATCGACGACTCCGGGAAACTCCTCCAGACCGGCGACACGCTGGTCGTCGTCGGCCACCGCACGATCACCGGCTACGACGTGAGCGACCCCGAATCCCCCGAGCAGGCCTGGGAGCACCCGCTGAACCACACCGCCGTGACCGCCCGGATGCAGAACGGCACCGTCTATCTCGTCACGCGGTCCGGCGTGAGCCTCGACACGCCGTGTCCGATCACCCCTCTCGGTGGCGACCACACGATCCCCTGTGGTGATGTCTACCGGCCCGGTACACAGATCCCGGTCGACGCGACCTACACGGCGCTGTCGATCGACGCCGCTGGCGGGACGGTCGAGGACTCGGTCACCTTCGTCGGGACCAGCCGGAACACGGTCGTCCACATGTCCCCGGACGCGCTGTACGTGACGTACACCGATTCGACGAGCCACGCCCGGCAACTGGGCGCGTTCCTCCGGACCGAGTTCGACGAGACGCCCGCGCACGTCGAGGAGCGGATCGCGGAGATCCAGTCCTACGATATCTCCGCCCGGGCGACGAACCGGGAGATCGACCGAGTGTTCGAGCAGTGGCTCGCGACGCTGCCCACGGAGGAACGTAAGCGACTCCGCGAGGCGTTTACCCGGGAGTTCGCCGACTACCGTGCCGCCAGACAGCGCAACGCGACCACGACCGGGATCGTCCGTCTCGCGGTCGACGGGACGGCCCTCTCCGTCGAAGCGACCGGTACGGTCCCGGGCAGACCGCTGAACCAGTTCTCGATGGACCATCACGAGGGGACGCTGCGGATCACGACGACGATCCCCGCGGTCGGGAGCGCCGACAGCGCGAACGACCTCTACGTCCTCGACAGCCGAACCCTGGACGAACGCGGTGCGGTGACCGACATGGGCGTCACCGAGCGCGTCTACTCCGTCCGGTACGTCGACGAGACGGCCTACGTCGTCACGTTCCGCCGGATCGACCCCTTCCACGTCGTCGACCTCTCGGACCCGGACGAACCCGAGGTGACCGGCGAACTGAAACTCCCCGGCTTCTCGTCGTACCTCCACCCGATCGACGACGACCACGTCCTCGGGATCGGGAAGGAAGACGGGGCGGTCAAGACCGTCCTGTTCGATGTCTCCGACCCGTCGGACCCGTCGATCGACGATCAGCGGGTCCGACACACCCGCCACTGGTCGGCGATCTCACGGAGCCACCACGCCTTCACTATCGACCGCAAACACGGCGTCTTCGTCCTCCCGACCGGTGAGGACGCCATTGTCGTGAACTACACCGACGGCTCGCTGTCCGAGACGGCGACGGTTCGGACCGATGGGACCGTCACGCGCACTCGATACGTCGAGGACTACCTCTACGTGTTCAGCGGCGAGGAAGTCGTCGTGGTGGACGAACGAACCTGGGACCGGGAGACGACGCTCGCGCTGGAGAACTGACTACTTCCGATTTCGGCCCGGTGACTGGCCGTTACCGTCGGCTGCGCGCGGGTGCTCGTCCTCGGTGCGCTGTTGCTCGCGCAGCGCCTCGCCCGGCGTCCGACCGCGCTGGACCGGATCGTTCCGTTCCTCGTAAGCGATGCCGCCGATGCTGTCGGGGATCGTGAACCAGGCGAGGACGCCACCCACCGCGGTGGCGCCGACGGTCGCACCGGCCACGAGCGAGAGCGGGGCACCGCTGTACAGCGTCACCAGCCCCATCGACAGGCCGACAAGCAGCGCGAACCCGATCTTCAGCCGTTTGACGAAGACCTTCCGGTCGTCGTCGGAGATGGAGGGGCCGACCATCAGCGCTCACCCACCCCAGCACCCATCAGTAGAACCCCCGCTCGACATCCTCGTCGATAACGTCCTCGAACTCCTTGTCGAGAAGCTCTTCGGCCTCCTCGAAGGTGTCGGTGAGGTCGTCCATCCGTTCGGGGCGGTCGTGCTGTTCGAACTCCATCGGGCCGTAGGCGGGCGAGTCGACGGCGTCCATGATGTCTTCGAGCATCGCTTTCGGTGTCGTCGGGGCGTCGGCGTGCGTTTCGAGGACCGTCTCTAGCTTCTGTGCTTTCTCCTCGGCCTCGTCTTCGTCGTCGACACCCTGCTGGACGCCGAACAGGCCGCTCCCCTCCTCGGGAAAGAGCGGATCGATGTCGTCGTCGATCCGCCGGGCGACCTGCGAACCGACCCCCTGGACCTCGAAGGGGTTCTTCGCGTAGGTCTTCATCTGGTAGACGCCCGCATCGGGGTGGCCGAAGTAGATGTCCTCGCCGATTCCGTTCGCGCGGTCGCCCCCGACGGCTCGCCAGCCGCCCGGGTCGGCACTGCTCTCCGTAACGTCGTCGAGGATATCCTGCCAGTCACGAACGCGCATTGTCGATTCGATGTTCGGTCCGGCACCGAATGAAGGCATCGGTCCGTGAGAGAAGCTGACGCGCCGGCACCGAACCCTTTTCCAGGCCGGCGCCGCCACC from Haloarcula pelagica carries:
- a CDS encoding beta-propeller domain-containing protein — encoded protein: MNDRYANAVHRRPVRRAARRVARRGRHRLRRGTPGRRRPVQSERDRASSPDTCRRFRNWRDRCRRPVRFRGRVRRLRQPGTAPDRTAPAPLTTGVRQHTRTDHRHPQAANFAAGDGGGSTTTAEAPSRVGTTNVQIAGIDEPDRLKTDGRNFYYAPSRPRGHVPVFRPRGRPADVSPPAASDHDTHVVDVTEPAAPSAIGEIDDSGKLLQTGDTLVVVGHRTITGYDVSDPESPEQAWEHPLNHTAVTARMQNGTVYLVTRSGVSLDTPCPITPLGGDHTIPCGDVYRPGTQIPVDATYTALSIDAAGGTVEDSVTFVGTSRNTVVHMSPDALYVTYTDSTSHARQLGAFLRTEFDETPAHVEERIAEIQSYDISARATNREIDRVFEQWLATLPTEERKRLREAFTREFADYRAARQRNATTTGIVRLAVDGTALSVEATGTVPGRPLNQFSMDHHEGTLRITTTIPAVGSADSANDLYVLDSRTLDERGAVTDMGVTERVYSVRYVDETAYVVTFRRIDPFHVVDLSDPDEPEVTGELKLPGFSSYLHPIDDDHVLGIGKEDGAVKTVLFDVSDPSDPSIDDQRVRHTRHWSAISRSHHAFTIDRKHGVFVLPTGEDAIVVNYTDGSLSETATVRTDGTVTRTRYVEDYLYVFSGEEVVVVDERTWDRETTLALEN